Proteins from one Ketobacter alkanivorans genomic window:
- a CDS encoding enoyl-CoA hydratase-related protein has translation MDYVNVQQQSDITFITMNRPTVHNAFDDQMIRELTDAFETAAHNNACRVVVLQAEGRNFSAGADLNWMKSMASLSREENEADALRLAGLMHRVYTLPKMVIAKVVGASFGGALGLISACDVAFADTGATFCLSEVKIGLVPAVISPYVIEAMGIRNARRFMLSAEVFDADMAVSVGLIQAAFPRDQLDCEVIALANVAAKNGPDATAHCKQLINAIAHERIGDKTITQTAKLIADIRVSEEGQEGLTSFLEKRPPAWRVKGEAN, from the coding sequence ATGGATTATGTCAACGTACAACAACAGTCAGACATTACATTCATCACCATGAATCGGCCAACCGTTCACAATGCTTTCGACGATCAAATGATTAGGGAGTTGACGGATGCGTTCGAAACAGCAGCACATAATAACGCTTGCCGGGTGGTTGTGTTGCAGGCAGAAGGACGAAACTTTTCAGCGGGTGCAGATCTGAATTGGATGAAAAGCATGGCATCCCTAAGCCGCGAAGAAAATGAAGCAGACGCACTTAGACTGGCTGGGCTTATGCATCGTGTGTATACGTTACCCAAAATGGTAATTGCAAAAGTTGTCGGTGCGTCCTTTGGTGGTGCGCTGGGCTTGATCAGTGCGTGCGATGTGGCATTCGCTGATACGGGTGCCACCTTTTGCCTGAGCGAAGTCAAAATAGGCTTGGTGCCGGCTGTTATCAGCCCTTATGTGATCGAGGCCATGGGGATACGCAATGCTCGCAGATTCATGCTGAGCGCAGAGGTGTTTGATGCAGACATGGCAGTAAGTGTGGGTTTGATTCAGGCTGCATTTCCGCGTGATCAACTTGACTGTGAAGTTATCGCATTGGCTAATGTGGCCGCTAAAAATGGCCCGGATGCAACGGCACATTGTAAGCAACTAATCAACGCTATCGCCCATGAGCGCATAGGCGATAAGACAATTACTCAGACTGCCAAGCTTATAGCAGACATCAGGGTGTCGGAAGAGGGGCAGGAAGGATTAACCAGCTTCCTTGAAAAACGACCACCTGCATGGCGGGTAAAGGGCGAGGCCAATTAA
- a CDS encoding acetoacetate--CoA ligase: MGRVLWQPEGDWIKATNIDCFIQYVNRCYGTDFHEYAELHRWSCDQTEQFWLSIIDFCGVRIEGDLTPVVDDPLRVSGANWFPNSRLNFAENLLASAHDDQLSKKAALVFRGENGRRDSVTYSELYQRVFRMAKYMREQGVSAGDRVVAVMPNCIETVVGMLAASSMGAIWSSCSPDFGINGIVDRFEQIEPVFLLTVDGYFYAGKAISILDRVQLVQKRISSIKTTVIVPFLELDSNAIPITGVDFYNEIEQSNANGEIDFAHLGFLHPLYIMYSSGTTGVPKCIVHSAGGTLLQHRKEHVLHADLKASDVLFYFTTCGWMMWNWLISGLASGATLVLFDGSPFHPAAASLIDMIDEENISLFGTSAKYISALEKAGIKPRNTHKLDQLRAIFSTGSPLAPESFDYVYRDVKSDICLSSISGGTDIISCFALGNPILPVVSGELQCVGLGMDVRIFDDNGTSVVNQKGELVCVNAFPSCPIGFWNDPDGTKFSAAYFERFEGVWAHGDYGEITDRGSMIIYGRSDAVLNPGGVRIGTAEIYRQVEQLDFVVDSVVIGQEWQDDVRVILFVKLGEDENLDEDRINLIKSTIRGNTTPRHVPAKIVQVDDIPRTISGKIAELAVRKVVHNECVNNTDALANPESLALFRNLPVLQS, encoded by the coding sequence GTGGGTAGAGTGTTGTGGCAACCGGAAGGTGACTGGATCAAGGCTACTAACATAGATTGCTTCATACAGTATGTGAATCGATGTTATGGCACAGATTTTCACGAATATGCAGAATTACATCGCTGGAGCTGCGACCAAACTGAGCAGTTTTGGTTATCCATCATTGATTTCTGTGGTGTGAGGATTGAAGGGGATCTGACTCCGGTCGTTGATGATCCGTTAAGAGTGTCAGGAGCCAACTGGTTTCCCAATTCTCGGCTTAACTTTGCGGAGAACCTTTTGGCATCAGCTCATGACGATCAGTTGTCGAAGAAAGCAGCATTGGTGTTTCGTGGTGAGAATGGTCGCCGTGACAGTGTCACGTATAGCGAGCTATATCAACGTGTATTTCGAATGGCTAAATATATGCGTGAACAAGGCGTTTCAGCAGGTGACCGAGTCGTAGCGGTGATGCCCAATTGCATAGAAACCGTGGTTGGAATGCTCGCCGCAAGTAGTATGGGTGCAATCTGGAGTTCGTGTTCACCAGATTTTGGCATCAACGGTATAGTTGATCGTTTTGAGCAAATAGAACCGGTGTTTTTGCTGACAGTTGATGGCTACTTCTACGCGGGTAAGGCTATTTCTATATTGGATCGAGTTCAGCTGGTACAAAAGAGAATATCTTCTATAAAAACTACGGTGATAGTTCCATTTCTAGAGCTCGATTCAAATGCAATACCTATCACAGGCGTAGATTTCTATAATGAGATAGAGCAGTCTAACGCCAACGGTGAAATTGATTTCGCACACCTCGGATTTTTGCACCCTCTATATATCATGTACTCATCTGGTACCACCGGCGTTCCGAAATGTATTGTCCACTCTGCCGGTGGAACGTTGCTGCAACATAGAAAAGAACACGTACTGCATGCTGACCTAAAAGCCAGTGATGTTCTTTTCTATTTTACAACCTGCGGTTGGATGATGTGGAATTGGTTGATAAGCGGGTTGGCGAGTGGGGCAACGCTTGTGCTATTTGATGGTTCTCCTTTTCATCCAGCCGCTGCCTCTTTGATTGATATGATAGATGAAGAAAATATCAGTCTTTTTGGTACAAGTGCCAAATATATATCTGCCCTGGAAAAGGCGGGCATCAAACCGCGGAACACCCATAAATTGGATCAGTTGAGGGCGATATTCTCAACAGGCTCGCCGTTGGCCCCTGAAAGCTTTGATTATGTGTATCGTGATGTGAAATCTGATATTTGCTTGTCTTCAATTTCAGGGGGAACTGATATTATCAGTTGTTTCGCGTTGGGCAATCCGATCCTTCCGGTTGTAAGCGGTGAGCTGCAGTGTGTTGGACTTGGCATGGATGTGCGTATATTCGATGATAACGGCACAAGTGTCGTAAATCAGAAAGGTGAGTTGGTTTGTGTTAACGCGTTTCCTTCTTGCCCCATAGGATTTTGGAATGACCCAGATGGCACTAAGTTTAGTGCCGCCTACTTTGAGCGTTTCGAAGGCGTTTGGGCGCATGGCGACTATGGCGAAATTACAGATCGCGGAAGTATGATTATCTATGGCCGTTCTGATGCAGTATTGAATCCCGGCGGTGTTAGAATAGGAACAGCGGAAATTTATCGGCAGGTTGAGCAATTGGATTTCGTTGTTGATAGCGTAGTGATAGGGCAGGAATGGCAGGATGATGTACGTGTAATATTGTTTGTAAAGTTGGGTGAAGACGAAAACCTGGATGAAGATCGTATTAACTTGATAAAATCTACAATTAGGGGTAACACTACACCACGGCATGTTCCCGCAAAGATTGTTCAGGTTGATGATATACCAAGAACCATTAGTGGTAAGATAGCAGAGCTCGCGGTCAGGAAAGTTGTGCACAATGAGTGTGTCAATAATACGGATGCACTGGCGAACCCTGAATCTCTAGCGCTTTTTAGGAACTTACCAGTATTGCAGAGCTGA
- a CDS encoding GNAT family N-acetyltransferase: MLQNQTATSHKADFSGRPGIFAEFITTEQQIRMAQKMRYDVFCEEYNVQLPVNMIWNGQPIDVDELDDHCLHLVVRNQNNHEIIGYTRVLTCDLAKRFGRYYSSHEFDISNIINRPGRFLEIGRTCIHPEHRNGATIAVLWAHLAKFMQENDYQYLFGCASVSLDDGGNTLAALMPVITQKYLADDEYRVTPRVPCTLRKAKPDTKATLPPLLKAYTRMGARICGEACWDPDFNVADLFVLLDINQVANRYARHFLKDREAA, from the coding sequence ATGCTTCAGAACCAAACAGCCACCTCTCATAAGGCAGACTTTTCTGGTAGACCGGGAATATTTGCAGAATTCATCACTACCGAACAACAAATCCGCATGGCGCAAAAAATGCGATACGATGTATTCTGTGAGGAATACAACGTTCAGCTGCCGGTAAACATGATATGGAACGGCCAGCCCATTGATGTGGATGAACTGGATGATCATTGCTTACATTTAGTGGTGCGAAACCAGAATAACCATGAAATTATCGGCTATACACGAGTCCTAACCTGTGATTTGGCTAAGCGATTCGGGCGTTACTATTCCAGTCATGAATTCGACATCAGCAACATCATTAATCGCCCTGGTCGCTTCCTGGAAATAGGCAGAACCTGCATTCACCCTGAACATCGTAATGGGGCTACCATCGCAGTACTGTGGGCTCACCTTGCGAAATTCATGCAAGAGAACGATTACCAATATCTATTCGGTTGCGCCAGTGTTTCCCTGGATGATGGCGGCAATACACTCGCTGCCCTAATGCCAGTAATCACACAAAAATACCTTGCAGATGACGAATACAGGGTGACGCCACGAGTACCCTGTACTTTGCGCAAAGCCAAACCTGATACAAAGGCGACACTCCCTCCTCTGCTTAAAGCCTACACTCGGATGGGTGCTAGAATATGCGGTGAGGCCTGTTGGGATCCTGATTTTAATGTGGCAGACCTGTTTGTGCTGCTGGACATCAACCAGGTTGCTAATCGCTACGCTCGACACTTCCTAAAAGATCGGGAAGCGGCATGA
- a CDS encoding lysophospholipid acyltransferase family protein yields MTRKIYASARLLLHILAGVVLLALTGAIWNNKTQLVKSTKQWWLARMVHLLGINVNIHGQMPMPTNSKGILYVSNHVSWIDIPLIGGLSQLNFLSKAEVRSWPLIGKLAEGTGTLFIKRGSGDAARVSESIARYLDDGRSVLFFPEGTTSDGKTVRKFHSKLFKAAHHTTVNVCPIAIHYHFDQSEIPSSGNPIAFIDEDEFTEHLWRVLGLPKVSATVEFLPVRSAPSGNLEVFVRGLRSEINEALQQLQRKTSTNIQWPDASTHDGQRDEATSFYS; encoded by the coding sequence ATGACTCGAAAGATATATGCATCTGCCCGCCTGCTTTTACATATTCTGGCGGGCGTCGTTCTACTGGCATTGACCGGCGCTATCTGGAACAACAAAACCCAGCTGGTTAAATCCACTAAACAATGGTGGCTCGCTCGTATGGTTCATTTGCTTGGCATCAATGTGAACATACATGGACAGATGCCTATGCCGACAAACAGTAAGGGAATTTTATACGTCAGCAATCACGTCTCATGGATAGACATCCCCCTCATTGGCGGTCTTTCTCAGCTTAACTTTCTATCAAAAGCAGAAGTACGCTCGTGGCCTCTCATCGGTAAACTGGCCGAAGGAACGGGAACCCTATTTATAAAACGGGGATCGGGAGACGCCGCGCGGGTGTCCGAATCAATAGCCCGCTATTTGGATGATGGAAGATCAGTATTGTTCTTTCCAGAAGGAACCACATCCGACGGTAAGACTGTACGTAAATTTCACAGCAAACTATTTAAAGCAGCCCACCACACCACAGTCAACGTCTGCCCTATAGCGATCCATTATCATTTTGATCAAAGTGAGATACCATCATCGGGTAATCCAATAGCATTTATTGATGAGGATGAATTTACAGAACATCTCTGGAGGGTTCTGGGCTTACCCAAGGTTTCCGCAACGGTGGAGTTTTTGCCGGTGCGCTCTGCACCCTCAGGCAATCTGGAAGTATTCGTACGTGGGTTACGATCAGAAATCAACGAAGCACTGCAACAGCTACAGAGGAAGACTAGTACCAATATTCAATGGCCTGATGCATCCACTCACGACGGTCAACGGGATGAGGCAACCAGTTTTTATAGCTAG
- a CDS encoding DUF2817 domain-containing protein, whose protein sequence is MDRWLEQADLPARVNTLSAVECGEECLPLYCFETGSTKPDAPVVIFTGGVHGVERIGTQVILSFMNTIFNRMDWDESLHSLLKDVRLLFVPLVNPVGMLKRTRSNGNGVDLMRNAPIEAMGKVPFLLGGQRMSSHIPWYRGRKGDPMQRESAALLQLVENVVADSRFVISLDCHSGFGHQDQVWFPYAFTPDPFDDIGEMFALRLLFRRTHPTFSFYLIEPQSRNYTTHGDLWDYVYRETLHKRKGTYLPLTLEMGSWLWVKKNPLQLFNALGVFNPVLPHRHERVLRRHQCLMEFLIRATASYKNWLPHPVDRREWMHQAIEYWY, encoded by the coding sequence ATGGATCGCTGGCTTGAACAAGCCGATTTGCCCGCCAGGGTGAATACTCTGTCCGCTGTTGAGTGCGGTGAAGAATGTTTACCTCTCTATTGTTTTGAAACAGGAAGTACAAAACCTGACGCTCCGGTAGTGATTTTTACCGGGGGAGTGCATGGTGTGGAGCGAATTGGTACTCAGGTCATATTGTCGTTTATGAACACCATATTTAACAGGATGGACTGGGATGAGAGCCTCCATTCCCTGTTGAAAGATGTGAGGCTATTGTTTGTTCCTTTAGTTAATCCAGTTGGTATGTTAAAGCGAACGCGCAGCAATGGGAATGGTGTTGATTTGATGCGTAACGCGCCTATTGAAGCGATGGGCAAGGTTCCCTTTCTTCTGGGGGGGCAGCGTATGAGTAGTCATATCCCTTGGTATCGTGGCCGCAAAGGTGACCCGATGCAACGCGAATCAGCGGCGCTGCTGCAGTTGGTTGAGAATGTTGTTGCAGACTCTAGGTTTGTGATCTCGTTGGATTGTCATTCTGGGTTTGGGCATCAGGATCAGGTTTGGTTTCCATATGCATTCACACCTGATCCGTTCGATGATATCGGTGAGATGTTTGCGCTTAGATTGCTGTTCCGGCGCACCCATCCGACATTTAGTTTTTACCTGATTGAACCCCAGTCTCGAAACTATACGACACACGGTGATCTTTGGGATTACGTCTATCGGGAAACCCTGCACAAACGGAAAGGCACCTATTTACCCTTAACCTTAGAGATGGGCTCATGGTTGTGGGTAAAGAAAAACCCATTACAGCTTTTCAATGCTTTGGGGGTATTTAATCCTGTTTTGCCTCACCGTCATGAACGAGTATTGCGTAGGCATCAGTGTTTGATGGAGTTTCTGATACGAGCCACTGCTAGCTATAAAAACTGGTTGCCTCATCCCGTTGACCGTCGTGAGTGGATGCATCAGGCCATTGAATATTGGTACTAG
- a CDS encoding acetyl/propionyl/methylcrotonyl-CoA carboxylase subunit alpha, which yields MSTNKLFKKVLIANRGEIACRIIRTLNRLDIEAVAVYSDADRYAQHVLQADEAYWIGPSSAAESYLNMDRLLDVAKRSGVDAIHPGYGFLSENASFAQRCLENNVVLIGPPASAMVAMGSKSQAKHIMQDAGVPLVPGYHGDTQDSAFLKQQAGAIGYPVLLKASMGGGGKGMRIVASENDFDAALSACKREAQSSFGDDHILIEKYINQPRHVEIQVFADQYGNAVYMSERDCSIQRRHQKVIEEAPAPGLDPTTRSRMGEAAVRAAKAIGYEGAGTIEFLLASSGDFYFMEMNTRLQVEHPVTEMITGQDLVEWQVRVAEGNPLPLTQEQIRIDGHAIEVRIYAEDTSKDFLPSTGIIHYLRLPDPSVHLRIDSGVVQGDEISVFYDPMIAKLIVWDKNRDQAIHRMQRALRQINLFGLNTNISFLGSLVAHDAFCAGNLSTHFIEDHQSELAFESAPKDDIDYVLAGVYLALKGHSTESSGEPWQVLKGWHVNGAISQQFCFFNNDRAQIKVDLSFYGDEIVAICSELSLTLQCRLEGDRLAVTGGLSLTLTVISTDDSVVLFKDSGNSHVQLYRYSPVSVVDPQSEKHLRAPMNGRIVHVAVSDGDQVHAGDLLVTVEAMKMEHGIRAQKTGFVKAIFFNEGELVNEGDELIELELKQEED from the coding sequence ATGTCGACGAATAAATTATTTAAGAAAGTGTTGATTGCAAATCGTGGTGAAATAGCTTGTCGCATCATTCGAACATTAAATCGGCTTGATATCGAGGCTGTTGCTGTGTACTCCGATGCGGATCGATATGCCCAACATGTTCTGCAGGCCGATGAAGCGTATTGGATTGGACCATCATCTGCAGCTGAGAGCTATCTTAATATGGATCGTCTTTTGGATGTTGCGAAGCGCTCAGGAGTGGATGCTATTCATCCTGGTTATGGCTTTTTGTCCGAGAATGCTAGCTTTGCGCAACGCTGCTTAGAAAACAATGTTGTACTAATCGGCCCTCCGGCCAGCGCAATGGTGGCAATGGGATCAAAATCTCAGGCCAAGCATATTATGCAGGATGCAGGCGTGCCACTGGTGCCTGGCTATCATGGTGACACCCAGGATTCTGCATTTTTAAAACAGCAAGCTGGCGCTATTGGCTATCCCGTGCTCTTAAAAGCATCCATGGGCGGTGGCGGAAAAGGCATGCGCATCGTTGCCAGCGAGAACGATTTTGATGCTGCTTTGAGCGCCTGTAAGCGTGAGGCTCAGTCATCATTTGGGGATGATCATATACTCATAGAAAAGTATATCAATCAGCCTCGTCATGTTGAGATTCAGGTTTTTGCTGATCAGTATGGCAATGCTGTTTATATGTCTGAACGGGACTGCTCTATTCAACGTAGACACCAAAAAGTGATTGAGGAGGCTCCTGCACCAGGTTTAGATCCGACTACTCGCAGCCGTATGGGTGAGGCTGCGGTGCGGGCGGCTAAAGCAATTGGATACGAAGGGGCCGGTACGATCGAATTTCTGCTTGCGTCTTCGGGTGATTTTTATTTCATGGAAATGAACACCCGCTTGCAGGTTGAACACCCGGTAACCGAGATGATAACCGGACAGGATCTTGTTGAATGGCAAGTGCGTGTGGCAGAAGGTAATCCATTGCCATTGACGCAGGAACAGATCAGGATTGACGGCCACGCGATCGAAGTTCGGATCTACGCTGAAGATACCTCAAAGGACTTCTTGCCTTCCACAGGTATCATTCATTACCTACGTCTGCCGGATCCATCTGTACATCTGCGAATTGATTCAGGTGTGGTACAGGGTGATGAAATCAGCGTGTTTTACGACCCTATGATCGCCAAGCTGATTGTATGGGATAAAAATCGTGATCAAGCTATACATCGCATGCAGCGCGCACTTCGACAGATTAACTTGTTTGGGTTAAATACCAACATCAGCTTTCTGGGGAGCTTGGTTGCCCATGATGCGTTCTGCGCGGGAAACCTGAGCACTCATTTTATCGAAGATCATCAATCAGAACTGGCGTTCGAAAGCGCACCAAAAGATGATATTGACTATGTGCTTGCCGGGGTCTATCTGGCGCTGAAGGGGCACTCTACCGAATCATCCGGCGAGCCCTGGCAGGTTTTGAAAGGTTGGCATGTGAATGGAGCTATTAGTCAGCAGTTTTGCTTCTTTAATAATGATCGTGCGCAGATAAAAGTGGATCTCAGTTTTTATGGTGATGAGATCGTGGCGATCTGTTCAGAACTGAGCCTGACACTTCAATGCAGGCTTGAAGGGGATAGATTGGCCGTAACGGGAGGCCTGTCCTTGACGCTGACAGTGATTTCCACTGATGACAGTGTTGTATTGTTCAAGGATTCCGGCAATTCCCATGTGCAATTATATCGATATTCTCCGGTATCAGTGGTTGATCCTCAATCAGAAAAACATCTGAGGGCACCGATGAATGGGCGTATTGTTCACGTTGCCGTTAGTGACGGCGATCAAGTACATGCAGGTGACTTGCTGGTTACTGTCGAGGCCATGAAAATGGAACATGGAATCCGTGCTCAAAAAACCGGTTTTGTGAAAGCGATATTCTTCAACGAAGGCGAGCTGGTTAACGAGGGCGATGAGCTAATTGAGCTTGAATTAAAACAAGAAGAGGATTAA
- the msrA gene encoding peptide-methionine (S)-S-oxide reductase MsrA: protein MMKFHKYRQSLPSPDVALPGRATSVHLSNNHAVLDKPLVEPYPSDTEVAYFGMGCFWGAEKLFWSVKGVYCTAVGYGAGFTPNPTYEEVCSGMTGHNEIVKVIYWPNEISYSCLMKLFWENHNPCQGMRQGNDVGTQYRSGIYVTTSEQQRQAEQAKAAYDGVLSDRGLDASTTEIISTFKFYYAEAYHQQYLAKNPLGYCPNHGCDATGLPRLPMS, encoded by the coding sequence ATGATGAAATTCCATAAATATAGGCAGAGTTTACCTTCACCCGACGTTGCCCTGCCTGGTAGAGCAACCTCTGTCCATCTGTCAAATAACCATGCAGTATTAGATAAACCATTAGTTGAGCCTTATCCAAGCGATACTGAAGTTGCCTACTTCGGTATGGGTTGCTTTTGGGGAGCCGAGAAACTGTTTTGGAGTGTTAAGGGTGTATATTGCACCGCCGTGGGATATGGTGCCGGATTCACCCCAAATCCAACCTACGAAGAAGTATGCAGCGGAATGACCGGTCACAACGAGATCGTAAAAGTGATTTATTGGCCAAATGAGATATCTTATTCCTGCTTGATGAAGCTCTTCTGGGAAAATCACAACCCTTGTCAGGGCATGCGTCAGGGTAATGATGTAGGTACTCAGTACCGATCTGGCATTTATGTGACAACCTCAGAGCAACAACGACAAGCAGAACAGGCAAAGGCGGCTTACGATGGCGTGTTATCTGATCGCGGCCTGGATGCAAGCACTACAGAAATTATCAGTACATTTAAATTCTATTATGCTGAGGCGTATCATCAGCAGTATCTGGCAAAAAATCCACTAGGGTATTGCCCTAATCATGGCTGTGATGCCACAGGTTTGCCTCGGTTGCCTATGAGTTAG
- a CDS encoding chalcone isomerase family protein has product MKKFATLITGIMLSLNAFSLDIGGINMPESITSNDNTELQLNGAGIREKWFMDLYVGGLYLAAKQQDAAAILSADEPMAIRLHMVSDLITSEKMTSATIEGFEHATNGETKPLQTEIETFLSSFAEPIKAGDIFDFYYQPGKGIAILKNGVIAQSINSGIEFKKALFGIWISDQPAQKSLRKEMLGQES; this is encoded by the coding sequence ATGAAGAAATTTGCAACACTAATCACAGGGATCATGCTGAGTCTCAACGCGTTTTCGCTTGATATCGGCGGCATTAATATGCCTGAATCCATCACATCAAACGACAATACCGAGCTACAACTAAACGGGGCTGGCATCCGAGAAAAATGGTTCATGGATCTATATGTTGGCGGCTTGTATTTAGCAGCCAAACAACAGGACGCTGCGGCAATTCTATCCGCGGATGAGCCTATGGCCATCCGCTTGCACATGGTCTCCGATTTGATCACCAGCGAAAAAATGACCAGCGCCACGATTGAAGGGTTTGAACACGCCACAAATGGTGAAACCAAGCCCCTCCAGACAGAAATTGAAACATTTTTATCAAGTTTTGCTGAACCGATAAAAGCTGGTGACATTTTCGACTTTTACTACCAGCCCGGTAAAGGTATTGCCATCCTGAAAAATGGGGTCATCGCCCAATCCATAAACAGTGGAATTGAGTTTAAAAAAGCGCTATTCGGCATATGGATTTCAGATCAGCCTGCCCAGAAATCGTTGCGGAAAGAAATGCTCGGCCAAGAAAGCTGA